A single region of the Bombus fervidus isolate BK054 chromosome 18, iyBomFerv1, whole genome shotgun sequence genome encodes:
- the LOC139996552 gene encoding actin maturation protease isoform X1 yields the protein MPAPPPPLSSLPEAPMCEKTEVSDADSLPPWAKITLTSAEAEIEKLISRNELKDAEVTYFCQVEPILQDGPQCGLVALAMASQEYTKPVSVSQLLAEARVRGFTQHGEVYSVDFMGTLAAEYLPDHRPDILVDLQQCPDTLTHALAHGAMVLIPYDSDFNHAPCLKRGHKAHWALLVGLISSRQGYHVLARHGKSRHLACWPLRDLIESNGNLEEEGTARHAGGYVIPKGGVGGQRGLRGRALALHPYI from the exons atgcCAGCACCACCTCCACCTCTCTCAAGTTTGCCAGAGGCACCTATGTGTGAAAAAACTGAAGTCAGCGATGCAGACTCCCTGCCTCCTTGGGCCAAGATTACCCTTACATCTGCTGAGGCAGAAATTGAAAAGCTGATATCCCGAAATGAACTGAAAGATGCAGaagttacatatttttgtCAAGTTGAACCAATTTTGCAAGACGGACCACA ATGTGGTTTAGTAGCACTTGCTATGGCATCGCAAGAATATACAAAACCAGTTTCTGTGAGTCAACTCTTAGCTGAAGCTCGTGTAAGGGGTTTTACACAACATGGAGAAGTGTATAGTGTTGATTTTATGGGCACACTAGCGGCTGAATATTTGCCTGACCATAGACCGGATATTTTAGTGGATTTACAGCAATGCCCAGACACATTGACACACGCTTTGGCTCATGGTGCAATGGTACTAATTCCATACGATTCTGATTTCAATCATGCTCCATGCTTAAAAAGAGGCCATAAAGCTCATTGGGCACTACTTGTGGGTCTAATTTCATCTAG ACAAGGATATCATGTCTTAGCGCGTCATGGAAAATCACGTCATTTAGCTTGTTGGCCGTTACGCGATTTAATCGAGAGCAATGGTAATTTGGAAGAAGAAGGAACAGCTAGACATGCTGGAGGATACGTGATACCAAAAGGAGGAGTCGGAGGTCAGAGAGGTTTGCGTGGTAGGGCACTGGCGTTGCACCCATACATATAA
- the LOC139996552 gene encoding actin maturation protease isoform X2, giving the protein MCEKTEVSDADSLPPWAKITLTSAEAEIEKLISRNELKDAEVTYFCQVEPILQDGPQCGLVALAMASQEYTKPVSVSQLLAEARVRGFTQHGEVYSVDFMGTLAAEYLPDHRPDILVDLQQCPDTLTHALAHGAMVLIPYDSDFNHAPCLKRGHKAHWALLVGLISSRQGYHVLARHGKSRHLACWPLRDLIESNGNLEEEGTARHAGGYVIPKGGVGGQRGLRGRALALHPYI; this is encoded by the exons ATGTGTGAAAAAACTGAAGTCAGCGATGCAGACTCCCTGCCTCCTTGGGCCAAGATTACCCTTACATCTGCTGAGGCAGAAATTGAAAAGCTGATATCCCGAAATGAACTGAAAGATGCAGaagttacatatttttgtCAAGTTGAACCAATTTTGCAAGACGGACCACA ATGTGGTTTAGTAGCACTTGCTATGGCATCGCAAGAATATACAAAACCAGTTTCTGTGAGTCAACTCTTAGCTGAAGCTCGTGTAAGGGGTTTTACACAACATGGAGAAGTGTATAGTGTTGATTTTATGGGCACACTAGCGGCTGAATATTTGCCTGACCATAGACCGGATATTTTAGTGGATTTACAGCAATGCCCAGACACATTGACACACGCTTTGGCTCATGGTGCAATGGTACTAATTCCATACGATTCTGATTTCAATCATGCTCCATGCTTAAAAAGAGGCCATAAAGCTCATTGGGCACTACTTGTGGGTCTAATTTCATCTAG ACAAGGATATCATGTCTTAGCGCGTCATGGAAAATCACGTCATTTAGCTTGTTGGCCGTTACGCGATTTAATCGAGAGCAATGGTAATTTGGAAGAAGAAGGAACAGCTAGACATGCTGGAGGATACGTGATACCAAAAGGAGGAGTCGGAGGTCAGAGAGGTTTGCGTGGTAGGGCACTGGCGTTGCACCCATACATATAA